In one window of Leptospira sp. GIMC2001 DNA:
- a CDS encoding site-2 protease family protein — MIKKNLRTHILLFLFTFLTLTFKGDLFIGIFQFEWRQMLEIFRIEWSYSLSLITILLCHEMGHYLPARYYGVKATLPYFIPFPLGPIGTMGAVIQIKEPIPDKIKLFDIGVGGPVMSLVLSVPSWLLGLSLSELVPITVSSDQHEFLIFGDSLFTYWTSQWIFGAHDPNLFMIESHPLARAGWVGLIITAINLLPFGQLDGGHIIYSMFGEKYRKWIYYLFLSFLILSFFNFTWLVWGFLIYFFIKIEHPFVPDHSFQRLGKKRIFLGSFMLISFIFIFVPAPLSIGSELDAPNLLEYFFGW; from the coding sequence ATGATCAAAAAAAATCTCCGAACTCATATCCTATTGTTCCTATTCACCTTCCTCACTCTGACCTTCAAAGGGGATTTGTTTATCGGTATCTTCCAATTCGAATGGAGACAGATGTTAGAGATTTTTAGAATTGAATGGAGCTATTCCTTATCTCTCATTACTATTTTATTATGTCATGAAATGGGACATTATTTACCTGCACGATACTACGGCGTAAAAGCTACTCTCCCATATTTCATTCCATTTCCATTGGGACCAATAGGAACTATGGGAGCCGTTATCCAAATCAAAGAACCCATACCAGATAAGATAAAATTATTTGATATTGGTGTAGGCGGACCTGTGATGAGTCTTGTACTATCTGTTCCTTCTTGGCTATTGGGTTTATCACTTTCCGAACTTGTCCCAATTACAGTCAGTTCTGATCAACATGAATTCCTAATATTTGGAGACAGTTTATTCACATACTGGACAAGTCAGTGGATATTTGGTGCTCATGATCCTAATCTATTCATGATCGAAAGCCATCCTTTGGCTCGGGCTGGTTGGGTAGGATTGATCATTACAGCAATCAATTTGCTACCATTTGGTCAACTGGATGGCGGACATATAATTTATTCAATGTTTGGTGAGAAATATCGAAAATGGATTTATTATTTATTTTTATCGTTTCTAATATTATCATTCTTTAATTTTACTTGGCTCGTATGGGGATTTCTGATCTATTTCTTTATAAAAATTGAGCACCCTTTTGTACCCGATCACTCTTTTCAGAGATTAGGTAAAAAGAGGATCTTTCTTGGGAGTTTTATGCTGATCAGTTTTATTTTTATTTTTGTTCCGGCTCCGCTTAGTATTGGTTCTGAGTTAGATGCACCGAATCTTTTAGAATATTTTTTTGGATGGTAA
- a CDS encoding metallophosphoesterase has translation MKIAAIGDVHGFWNSLDTDYFNNSDYDCILFTGDLKGRTKKSLNKIVPFINSITKPLYMCYGNWDSTNIFQILGEVFQSKLLSKIGGVGHLSRIKKFRNNLPNMELDGLKLIEVGEISLALGRPFSSGGPFAYRSSLEKIYGIYDFKSCIEYWRTIIDQCRTKNLIFLTHNGPLGLGDKATDIYGCDFKKEEGDWGDYDLQEIILYAKSKKINVPLVVSGHMHHFNPKTKSKRTWKLVQDGTLYINAANVPRIKKTGNGIKSHHVSINLDIQNGTVTAEEIWIKM, from the coding sequence ATGAAAATTGCTGCTATAGGTGATGTGCATGGTTTCTGGAATTCTTTAGATACTGATTATTTCAATAATTCGGATTATGATTGCATTCTATTTACTGGAGACTTGAAAGGTAGAACAAAAAAAAGTCTAAACAAAATAGTTCCTTTTATCAATTCAATAACAAAGCCCCTTTACATGTGTTATGGAAACTGGGATTCCACTAATATTTTCCAAATTTTAGGAGAAGTTTTTCAGTCGAAATTACTCTCAAAAATTGGCGGAGTCGGACATTTATCCAGGATCAAAAAATTTAGAAACAATTTACCGAATATGGAATTGGACGGTTTGAAGTTAATTGAAGTAGGAGAGATTAGTTTAGCGCTAGGGAGACCCTTTTCTTCTGGAGGTCCTTTTGCTTACCGCTCAAGCTTAGAAAAAATCTATGGCATCTATGATTTTAAATCCTGCATTGAGTATTGGAGAACTATTATTGACCAATGTAGAACGAAAAATTTAATTTTTCTAACGCATAATGGACCGTTAGGTTTAGGTGATAAGGCTACTGATATTTATGGATGTGATTTTAAAAAAGAAGAAGGAGATTGGGGTGATTATGATCTACAAGAAATCATTCTGTATGCAAAAAGTAAAAAAATAAATGTTCCTTTAGTAGTCTCAGGGCATATGCACCACTTCAATCCTAAAACTAAATCAAAACGAACTTGGAAACTGGTTCAAGATGGAACTCTCTATATTAATGCTGCAAACGTTCCGAGAATTAAGAAAACAGGTAATGGCATAAAATCACATCATGTCTCAATCAACTTGGATATTCAAAATGGAACTGTGACTGCAGAAGAGATCTGGATAAAGATGTAA
- a CDS encoding DegT/DnrJ/EryC1/StrS family aminotransferase yields MRNARKTFLPFALPSISEEAIDEVTQVLRSGWITSGPKVKQFEQEFGKFIGASQAIAVNSATAGLHLALEAIGFDQNSAAITTSVTFTATAEVVCYFGGEPILTDVDPLYNNMDSRSLELSIKKFCYKKNNKLYSKKTKKLVRAVIPVHIAGATCDLESISAIAKKYGLYVIEDAAHAFPAIHKEQFIGTNGDFTVFSFYATKGITTGEGGMVTTPHSQFADRIRRTRLHGINKESFDRPSWYYEVTDAGYKYNMTDISAALGLVQLKEANGFWNRRREIANQYIQEFQNIPGLQLPSDFEWGSHSWHLFRIELDPSLAKVGRDTLCVELKDRNIGSSLHFIPIFEHSFYRKQFDYNREDYPNACKMYDRCLSLPLFAGMTNDDVSDVIRSVKEILY; encoded by the coding sequence ATTCGGAATGCACGAAAAACATTTTTACCTTTTGCTCTCCCTTCAATTTCGGAGGAAGCCATTGATGAAGTGACTCAAGTACTTCGCTCGGGATGGATAACTTCAGGTCCAAAAGTCAAACAATTTGAACAAGAATTTGGCAAATTCATCGGAGCATCTCAAGCGATCGCTGTCAATTCGGCAACTGCTGGTTTACATTTAGCATTGGAAGCGATAGGATTCGATCAGAATTCAGCAGCAATCACAACGTCCGTAACCTTCACCGCAACTGCAGAAGTAGTTTGTTATTTCGGAGGAGAACCAATTTTAACTGATGTAGATCCGCTATACAACAATATGGATAGCAGATCACTAGAACTTTCTATTAAGAAATTTTGTTACAAAAAGAACAATAAATTATATTCGAAAAAAACCAAGAAATTGGTTCGTGCCGTTATTCCAGTCCACATAGCAGGCGCTACCTGTGATCTCGAATCCATTTCAGCAATTGCAAAAAAGTACGGATTGTACGTAATTGAAGATGCAGCGCATGCTTTTCCTGCAATTCACAAAGAACAGTTCATAGGCACGAATGGTGATTTTACTGTATTCAGTTTCTATGCTACAAAAGGAATCACAACTGGCGAGGGAGGAATGGTAACAACACCTCACTCACAATTTGCGGACAGGATACGACGAACACGACTTCATGGAATCAACAAAGAATCATTTGATCGACCTTCATGGTATTATGAAGTAACGGATGCTGGTTATAAATACAATATGACCGACATATCTGCGGCTCTTGGATTAGTTCAATTGAAAGAGGCGAATGGCTTCTGGAATAGAAGAAGAGAAATCGCGAATCAATATATTCAAGAGTTTCAAAATATCCCAGGACTACAATTGCCATCTGACTTCGAATGGGGTTCCCATTCATGGCACCTGTTCCGAATTGAATTGGATCCATCACTTGCCAAAGTTGGTAGAGACACTTTATGTGTGGAACTAAAAGATCGAAACATTGGATCTTCATTGCATTTCATTCCTATATTCGAACATTCCTTTTATCGCAAGCAATTTGACTATAATAGAGAAGACTATCCAAATGCGTGCAAAATGTACGATCGTTGTTTGTCATTACCATTGTTCGCTGGTATGACAAACGATGATGTTTCAGATGTAATCAGATCAGTAAAAGAAATTTTATATTAG
- the add gene encoding adenosine deaminase → MSSKLKEILNRIAIIDRDVTELNRLKSRLPADRPYSPSLQLSFDKQINNLLNERIALMDLELIKPPSWLLTKKDDFEIISGDVSKEPKPESLSGDRPSEQLVLDFLRALPKTEIHLHLEACVSKKTLKFLYEKNGNPLTEEEIEEKFNFKDLMGFIQVFFFVQSSVKEPGDLAYLIESLHDYLKANNIVYSEVFFAPSKFIQNGLDFDEMVEVMVRKIREIKNIDGTEIRILVDVSRSFGPENAMNNLNRVLKVRHPEIIGIGLGGAELMGPAKDYAEVFQVARESGLRTVAHSGEDDGPWAIWDAVRLCKAERVGHATSAIQDPELVKYMKDNHIPIEICVTSNVFTGKYVRKEQNHPVRYYYDQGLPLSINTDDPVIFNVNLTYEYFKLYRFLDFSLDEIIDLIKQGVFATFHPEKEKLWTRIEAEIRKVSENFDYQPKLPVLA, encoded by the coding sequence ATGAGCAGTAAACTCAAAGAAATCTTAAATCGCATCGCAATTATTGACCGTGACGTCACCGAACTGAATCGGCTCAAGAGTAGACTTCCTGCTGATCGTCCTTATTCTCCCTCATTGCAACTTTCATTTGATAAACAGATCAACAATCTGCTCAACGAAAGAATTGCTCTCATGGATTTGGAACTCATCAAGCCACCATCCTGGCTTCTCACAAAGAAGGATGATTTTGAAATCATTTCGGGAGATGTTTCCAAAGAACCAAAACCTGAGAGTCTATCTGGTGATAGACCGAGCGAACAATTGGTTCTGGATTTCTTACGCGCACTTCCAAAAACAGAAATACATTTACATCTAGAAGCCTGCGTTAGCAAGAAAACATTAAAATTCCTTTATGAGAAAAATGGAAATCCTCTAACTGAGGAAGAGATTGAAGAAAAATTTAACTTTAAAGATCTCATGGGCTTTATTCAGGTTTTCTTTTTTGTTCAGAGCTCAGTAAAGGAGCCAGGAGATCTTGCCTATCTAATTGAGAGCCTTCATGACTATCTCAAAGCAAATAATATTGTCTATTCTGAAGTATTTTTTGCACCTTCCAAATTCATTCAAAACGGTTTGGATTTTGATGAGATGGTTGAAGTGATGGTTCGAAAAATCCGAGAAATAAAAAATATCGATGGAACTGAAATTCGAATCTTGGTGGATGTATCACGTTCCTTTGGTCCAGAAAATGCGATGAACAATCTCAATCGAGTTCTTAAAGTTCGCCATCCTGAAATCATTGGTATCGGATTAGGCGGAGCGGAACTCATGGGTCCAGCCAAAGATTATGCAGAAGTCTTCCAAGTAGCAAGAGAGTCCGGACTTAGAACTGTAGCTCACTCTGGTGAAGATGATGGACCTTGGGCAATCTGGGATGCCGTAAGACTTTGTAAGGCGGAAAGAGTTGGACATGCAACGTCTGCAATTCAAGATCCAGAACTGGTTAAATACATGAAGGACAATCATATTCCTATTGAGATCTGTGTTACTTCCAATGTCTTTACAGGAAAATATGTTCGCAAAGAACAGAATCATCCTGTTCGTTATTATTACGATCAAGGACTTCCTTTGAGTATAAATACAGATGATCCTGTAATTTTTAATGTAAACTTAACTTACGAATATTTCAAACTCTATCGCTTTTTAGATTTTTCTCTGGATGAGATCATCGACCTCATTAAACAAGGAGTCTTTGCTACTTTCCATCCAGAAAAAGAGAAGCTATGGACGAGAATTGAAGCTGAGATTCGCAAAGTATCAGAAAACTTTGATTATCAGCCTAAATTACCCGTGTTAGCTTGA
- a CDS encoding putative Ig domain-containing protein: MKTKYLPIFFLLLFIVSCPEPESEDDLSSLLLISALGGGGSAGTSNQPTVTSVTPQIFYIGSTITITGTNLSGKTVALFKNGVVNVIPTNLVSQSDTEVKLRITGNNANSTLGTAGISVDSQAVNSSLNLSFITSITSSLSTAIAEVNVTPVATTNTAPSGLSYTVSPALPSGLTFNTSAGTVSGTPTTGTGNNLLTYTLTGTNTVTEVGGSVTGNLFIAVVTNAQRIARTCSSVGVGGGCSISNPFTCNNSTSCFTTSNGCINNSSCGF, encoded by the coding sequence ATGAAAACTAAATATTTGCCCATTTTCTTTTTGCTACTATTTATAGTTAGCTGTCCGGAGCCAGAATCGGAAGACGATTTATCGAGCTTACTATTGATTTCTGCTTTAGGTGGAGGTGGAAGTGCAGGAACTAGTAACCAACCGACAGTAACATCAGTAACACCGCAAATTTTTTACATCGGTTCTACAATCACAATTACTGGAACTAATTTGAGTGGAAAAACAGTTGCTCTATTTAAAAATGGAGTGGTCAACGTTATACCAACCAACTTAGTTTCCCAATCGGATACGGAAGTGAAATTAAGAATCACTGGTAATAATGCAAATTCTACTTTAGGAACTGCTGGGATCTCAGTGGATAGTCAAGCTGTTAATTCATCTTTGAATTTATCATTTATCACGTCGATTACATCCAGCTTATCAACTGCAATCGCAGAAGTAAATGTAACACCCGTCGCAACTACGAATACTGCTCCTTCTGGACTGAGTTACACGGTTAGTCCTGCACTTCCTAGTGGACTTACTTTTAATACTTCAGCAGGAACTGTTTCGGGAACCCCAACGACCGGAACTGGTAATAATTTGCTTACGTATACGCTGACTGGTACTAATACTGTTACTGAAGTAGGTGGATCGGTAACTGGAAATCTTTTTATTGCCGTAGTAACTAATGCACAGAGGATTGCTAGAACCTGCAGTTCAGTTGGTGTAGGAGGTGGATGCTCCATTAGTAATCCGTTTACATGTAATAATTCAACGAGCTGTTTTACTACATCCAATGGTTGCATCAATAATTCTAGTTGTGGTTTCTGA
- a CDS encoding TonB-dependent receptor plug domain-containing protein: protein MKKVSFIIKFFFILTILKSGFLFAQDKKQTFVIISDFELLNNAVPADSNTKIAQSLKSKLEAKNYRVELINGSKIQTNIDVSKSKGADFYIGGFLKYDKTLEIYGQVFDPEKGYAIDALNTSGSIEGLESVDINLDDVKKSDSEIVNEFTNKMVLRLRSNLNKSVRNQNLQEFVTNSKLASNLDIPVPKEDLQSQSKEVFQLMASQEVTVASNVIKDSDKQPVSVSVITRKQIQMSGARTLNHVLTTYVPGFFTVEDQDDTIAGFRGLVPDANSKTLLLVNGHNLNTEWQFGPPDSIINSINLDFIERIEVIRGPGSVTLGQGALLGVINIITRTGVSYQGTSIQGGAGENGFRNMNIQSGSNGKYVQDLKTYFYVSKSQYRGQKIRSEGFARSQNYQGVDIQNYELLTDPVEIDQLSPEEFGPLNIYPNIASSSGNRLNRSRNEIIIGNVEYKGLKIDGLIANQTRDIYNFYRDRNEAIANVSSLGVTYDYPITENINLKTKGFYTQDDFGFKSHNGVTLGGVRENRYGGSAIFNLSPFRDNQLAVGAEYRKYDMGQRDANRNNFIVNRSDAESFFPNVTDPTLPPNTTVNDTNIFVNPSTIEVASVFAEDFHKLTNSIDVFGAFRYDKHPFWGSNVSPRVGILYEAVRDLRFRLSYQEGFRGAVGVANVGGYRRDGLLRTANFNQVELAQIPTVDSAGNPTNYTNIPETRPEKMRSYEFGTKYRLNNWSFDGVLFYNQVENIIDVGVIFPEPFGNGAPELGDDIPGDWGGYFFFRNAPGILKQSGGEFKLSYNSKLFGIDLSHSVVRVISADRELFGSVYLIPDSANKRHRAYPENVSRANFMVFPTNKLSLSLNYVHYYDWYSPAGQRLIGTGIMNSGIAYEFTENMELIFSAMNLLNSNALYPLNNNAGDVVRGAGSPALEGRTYWVNFRYTF, encoded by the coding sequence ATGAAAAAAGTATCATTCATTATAAAGTTCTTTTTTATACTTACAATTCTAAAATCAGGCTTTTTATTTGCTCAAGATAAAAAACAAACATTCGTTATAATATCTGATTTTGAACTTCTGAACAATGCAGTTCCAGCGGACTCCAATACTAAAATCGCTCAAAGTCTTAAATCCAAGTTGGAAGCCAAAAACTACCGAGTTGAATTGATCAATGGATCTAAGATTCAAACCAATATTGATGTATCAAAAAGCAAAGGTGCTGATTTCTATATTGGAGGATTTCTAAAATACGATAAAACTCTAGAAATCTATGGTCAGGTATTTGATCCAGAAAAAGGGTACGCCATTGATGCATTGAATACCAGCGGAAGTATCGAAGGTCTGGAGTCGGTTGATATCAATCTCGATGACGTTAAGAAATCAGATTCTGAAATCGTAAATGAATTTACTAATAAAATGGTTCTTCGCTTAAGATCGAATCTGAACAAGTCAGTACGTAATCAAAATCTACAAGAATTTGTCACCAATTCCAAGTTAGCCTCTAATCTGGATATACCTGTTCCAAAAGAAGATCTTCAATCACAATCTAAAGAAGTTTTCCAGTTGATGGCTTCTCAAGAAGTTACAGTTGCATCAAACGTAATAAAGGATTCAGATAAACAGCCAGTTTCAGTATCCGTTATTACTCGAAAGCAGATTCAAATGAGTGGCGCGAGAACTTTGAATCATGTTCTCACAACTTACGTACCTGGATTTTTTACAGTCGAAGACCAAGATGATACGATCGCAGGATTTCGTGGTTTGGTGCCAGACGCGAATTCCAAAACTTTGCTATTGGTCAATGGTCACAATCTGAACACGGAATGGCAATTCGGACCACCTGACTCTATCATCAATTCGATAAACTTGGATTTTATTGAGCGAATTGAAGTTATACGAGGACCAGGATCTGTAACTTTGGGACAAGGAGCTCTTCTAGGAGTTATCAATATCATAACTCGAACTGGAGTTTCTTATCAAGGGACTTCGATCCAAGGTGGTGCTGGCGAAAACGGTTTTCGAAATATGAACATTCAGTCCGGTTCAAACGGTAAATATGTCCAAGATCTCAAGACTTATTTTTATGTTTCGAAATCACAATACCGAGGACAAAAGATCAGAAGCGAAGGATTTGCAAGATCTCAAAATTACCAAGGTGTAGACATTCAAAATTATGAATTGCTTACTGATCCTGTTGAAATTGATCAACTCAGTCCTGAAGAATTTGGACCTTTAAATATCTATCCCAACATCGCATCATCTAGTGGAAATAGGTTAAATAGGTCTCGCAATGAAATCATTATTGGAAATGTCGAATATAAAGGATTAAAGATAGATGGTTTGATTGCTAACCAAACTCGAGATATCTATAATTTTTATCGTGATAGAAATGAAGCGATTGCAAATGTTTCCAGTTTGGGTGTAACCTACGACTATCCTATCACAGAAAATATCAATCTAAAAACCAAAGGATTTTATACTCAGGATGATTTCGGATTCAAATCACATAACGGAGTAACTCTTGGTGGAGTTAGAGAAAATCGGTATGGTGGTTCCGCAATTTTTAATTTATCTCCATTTCGAGACAATCAATTGGCGGTTGGAGCTGAATACAGAAAGTATGATATGGGGCAAAGGGATGCAAATAGAAATAACTTTATTGTGAATCGATCAGATGCAGAAAGTTTTTTCCCGAATGTGACAGACCCTACACTACCACCTAATACAACTGTAAACGACACAAATATCTTTGTGAATCCGTCTACAATCGAAGTTGCATCAGTATTTGCCGAAGATTTTCACAAGCTGACTAACTCAATTGATGTTTTCGGAGCATTCCGTTATGACAAGCATCCGTTCTGGGGATCCAATGTTTCACCTCGGGTTGGAATACTATATGAGGCAGTCCGTGACTTACGATTCAGACTTTCTTATCAAGAAGGTTTTAGAGGAGCGGTCGGTGTAGCGAACGTAGGTGGATACAGGCGTGATGGACTTCTCAGAACAGCTAACTTCAATCAGGTTGAACTTGCTCAGATTCCAACTGTTGATTCTGCAGGCAATCCTACCAATTACACGAATATTCCTGAAACTCGTCCTGAGAAAATGCGAAGCTATGAATTTGGAACAAAGTATAGGTTGAATAATTGGTCCTTTGATGGAGTGCTTTTTTATAATCAAGTAGAGAATATTATAGATGTGGGAGTAATTTTTCCTGAACCATTTGGAAATGGAGCACCCGAACTTGGAGATGATATTCCTGGGGATTGGGGCGGATATTTTTTCTTTAGAAACGCTCCTGGTATTCTCAAACAATCGGGTGGTGAGTTCAAATTGTCCTATAATTCGAAATTATTTGGTATTGATCTTAGCCATTCTGTTGTTAGAGTAATATCGGCAGATCGAGAACTGTTTGGTTCGGTCTATCTTATCCCCGATAGTGCGAACAAACGACATCGTGCTTATCCAGAAAATGTTTCTAGGGCAAACTTTATGGTTTTTCCAACAAACAAATTGTCACTATCTCTCAATTACGTTCACTACTATGATTGGTATTCTCCAGCTGGACAAAGATTGATAGGAACAGGAATTATGAATTCTGGAATCGCTTATGAATTTACGGAAAATATGGAATTGATATTTTCTGCAATGAATCTGCTGAATTCTAATGCATTATATCCACTCAATAACAATGCTGGGGACGTTGTGCGTGGTGCTGGTTCACCTGCTCTAGAAGGCAGAACATATTGGGTTAACTTTCGATACACTTTTTAG
- a CDS encoding ABC transporter substrate binding protein: MNQNFFKIIAIGILIFISTAYLQRLKAVENKSIEIILSSDNSIYEQGLYGIQSVIDREVKVTYLDIILAENVSIENYFRDLEGSGVPMVITIGPQASRAAKDNLNKIPVVFSMVNNPKSMGLGQSNFCGVSMDISAREFFQTLKDIRPSIQKVYGFYSLDDTGFSAGEGNYLDIEYKLLYQSKQVNSDNFTSKLNEIKEDAEAFYMISDPIYNQSRFEELSKFSKENGIILMTSFPTLVKVGATFAISPEYSKIGVETGLMANRILAKESDCKSERVLLPSQSAFYLNEEYASQSGVKIPEQISERAKQTKLFSAGITLLNEDKLKPAKLIFDTILKKDPSNKAAQTYQSLVIEKMTGTRTKELLKNAKQFYESNQFSQSRAEYQKVLVINPNNETAKEGYKLSILAQSEQERSKANQYAKVGKPFDAIREYLSSLRTLPSNQKSAAELAQIRRQESDKIPEYLNQGIKEYNDRDYDISIQTFENILLIDPNEKSAREYLRLSYKKKEAIQILQEKLKNE, from the coding sequence ATGAATCAGAATTTCTTCAAAATTATAGCGATAGGAATCCTTATTTTTATTTCAACTGCATACTTGCAAAGATTAAAGGCTGTTGAGAATAAAAGCATAGAAATTATATTATCTTCTGATAATTCCATATACGAACAAGGATTATATGGAATTCAATCTGTTATAGACCGTGAAGTTAAGGTTACATATCTAGATATCATACTTGCGGAGAATGTAAGTATTGAAAATTATTTTCGAGATTTGGAAGGATCTGGAGTGCCTATGGTAATTACGATTGGTCCCCAGGCTTCTCGCGCTGCAAAAGATAATTTAAATAAAATCCCAGTGGTATTCTCAATGGTGAACAATCCAAAATCAATGGGTTTGGGACAAAGTAACTTTTGTGGTGTAAGTATGGATATATCTGCTCGGGAATTTTTCCAAACTCTAAAAGATATTCGTCCCAGTATTCAGAAAGTCTATGGCTTCTATTCATTAGATGACACAGGTTTCTCCGCAGGTGAAGGCAATTATCTAGATATTGAATATAAACTTTTGTATCAATCCAAACAAGTGAACTCGGATAATTTTACTTCCAAATTGAATGAAATAAAAGAAGATGCGGAAGCATTTTATATGATATCCGATCCAATTTACAATCAATCCAGATTTGAAGAGCTATCAAAGTTTAGTAAAGAGAATGGAATTATACTTATGACGTCGTTTCCGACACTTGTGAAAGTCGGAGCAACATTCGCTATCAGTCCTGAGTATAGTAAGATTGGTGTTGAGACTGGCTTGATGGCGAATAGAATTCTTGCTAAAGAATCAGACTGCAAATCAGAGAGAGTTCTTCTGCCTTCTCAATCTGCTTTTTATTTAAATGAAGAATATGCAAGTCAGTCCGGTGTAAAAATTCCTGAACAGATTTCTGAGCGAGCTAAGCAAACCAAATTATTCTCTGCTGGAATTACATTATTAAATGAAGATAAACTAAAGCCTGCAAAATTAATATTTGATACTATCTTAAAAAAAGATCCTTCCAATAAAGCAGCACAAACCTATCAATCACTTGTTATTGAGAAAATGACTGGAACTCGAACTAAGGAATTGCTAAAAAATGCTAAGCAATTTTATGAATCCAATCAGTTTTCGCAATCAAGAGCAGAGTATCAAAAAGTTTTAGTGATCAATCCAAATAATGAAACTGCGAAGGAAGGATATAAACTATCCATACTTGCACAAAGTGAACAAGAGCGATCTAAGGCGAATCAATACGCAAAAGTTGGGAAACCTTTTGATGCTATTAGGGAATATCTATCGAGCTTAAGGACATTGCCAAGCAATCAGAAATCAGCAGCAGAATTAGCGCAAATTAGGCGACAAGAATCTGACAAAATTCCTGAATATCTGAATCAAGGAATAAAAGAGTACAACGATAGAGATTATGATATTTCAATACAAACATTTGAAAATATACTCTTGATTGATCCAAATGAAAAATCCGCTAGAGAATATCTTCGCTTATCTTATAAAAAGAAAGAAGCGATACAAATTTTGCAAGAGAAACTCAAAAACGAATAA